A single Crateriforma conspicua DNA region contains:
- a CDS encoding O-antigen ligase family protein — translation MRLIHWFYLALVFLTLVQIPVYENDVTGNTLNAYHLLLPIGLILGATRIHRLTLNLEMCFFISMACTTMFTYWVYGYNIRGILLVFAGAACVAGADWVHRTTVDERKQTLRIIFWMTIIAIIARNVMYHGELATIYSREKSNSPVWFLASGGPNLESTHLGMLAALLVGTSLFLPSLAIAAITSVLMLSRAGVIACLAASCFWIAENRRNPYRIGFLLIALIGATTYVMLLAGGRHEDQLTQRFDIKAEQRLADQRQGRLAIWKSASQQITSNPLGHGAGNGFAMMNRDLDHFYRENNSHNIFIDLTMDGGVQSTLLLLMIVFANLRQPLTRMDSCTRLVWIYFLLGMFEFTGYDIIGWFFIGASSASRALAKQAIDEQQDALPPADTNIGSIDDMMSLPSPGEVTDDGPQIDEGKPQPSARDKITADDEQWWAIDMDRIRHSA, via the coding sequence ATGCGGCTAATTCATTGGTTTTACCTTGCCCTGGTCTTCCTGACACTGGTTCAGATACCGGTCTATGAGAACGACGTCACGGGCAACACCCTGAATGCCTATCACTTGCTGTTGCCGATCGGATTGATCCTGGGAGCGACACGCATCCATCGGCTGACGCTGAATCTGGAGATGTGTTTTTTCATCTCGATGGCGTGCACGACGATGTTCACTTATTGGGTTTACGGATACAACATTCGTGGAATCTTATTGGTGTTTGCCGGGGCCGCATGCGTTGCGGGTGCGGATTGGGTTCACCGAACCACGGTGGATGAACGCAAACAGACGCTGCGGATCATCTTTTGGATGACGATCATCGCCATCATTGCCCGCAATGTGATGTACCACGGTGAGTTGGCGACCATCTACAGCCGCGAAAAATCCAATTCGCCGGTTTGGTTCCTGGCATCCGGTGGTCCCAATTTGGAATCCACCCACCTTGGCATGCTGGCCGCACTGCTGGTGGGAACGTCCTTGTTTTTGCCATCGTTGGCGATTGCAGCGATCACCAGCGTGTTGATGTTGTCCCGGGCGGGCGTGATCGCCTGCTTGGCGGCATCCTGTTTCTGGATCGCTGAGAATCGTCGGAATCCGTATCGCATCGGATTCTTACTGATCGCACTGATCGGTGCGACAACTTATGTGATGCTGTTGGCCGGCGGTCGGCATGAAGATCAATTGACCCAGCGTTTCGACATCAAAGCCGAACAACGTCTAGCGGATCAGCGTCAAGGTCGATTGGCGATTTGGAAATCCGCGTCACAGCAGATCACGTCCAATCCGCTGGGGCATGGCGCGGGCAACGGATTTGCGATGATGAATCGCGACTTGGACCATTTCTATCGAGAGAATAATTCACATAACATTTTCATCGACCTGACAATGGACGGTGGTGTCCAGTCCACTTTGCTGTTGTTGATGATCGTGTTTGCGAACCTTCGTCAACCGCTGACGCGGATGGATTCCTGCACTCGTCTGGTGTGGATCTACTTTCTGCTCGGGATGTTCGAATTCACCGGCTATGACATCATTGGTTGGTTCTTCATTGGTGCCAGCAGCGCGTCGCGGGCCTTGGCGAAGCAAGCGATCGACGAACAGCAAGATGCATTGCCGCCGGCCGACACCAACATCGGATCGATCGATGACATGATGTCGTTGCCGTCGCCCGGCGAAGTCACCGATGACGGCCCGCAGATCGACGAGGGCAAGCCACAACCGTCCGCGCGGGATAAAATCACTGCCGATGACGAACAGTGGTGGGCGATCGACATGGATCGAATTCGTCACAGTGCGTGA
- a CDS encoding capsular polysaccharide export protein, LipB/KpsS family — translation MKPRLLFLADNVERARFFVRVHRACQESGIDVRFLAYRKSSHGLLRSHGAPVELLSWRRSERGNTAPDRLDQCAAESLEYLRGDVTLESLRRLAGPVCAAIESQLHRMNPTHLFLWNGSQFVERLAAAVCPPSVATRYMEIGNIPGKLFIDDSGVNAASSIRRNPDRLRLYTDCEAAEYESWKSAYWDRKLGVGVPQAKSAIRMQWERPRDWINAIAGRGIYPIQPNAMFGRFSDKWHRLRKAKPSSAADDTMSKLKDLPSTFRFLPLQVSCDTQLLLHSDVNNQAAIERAAEQSNHDGLALVIKPHPAETNRSAIQAVDRQITRLRSRRLKVYQTREDTADLIQRACHVCTINSTVGLEALIAGKPVSVYGRAFFESFIDRPDLLRRYLTRFLADADYFADQSITPTGLERMIDPWPQRQAA, via the coding sequence ATGAAGCCACGATTGCTATTTCTGGCCGACAATGTTGAACGCGCACGGTTCTTCGTGCGTGTTCACCGTGCGTGCCAGGAATCGGGGATCGACGTCCGGTTTCTGGCGTATCGAAAGTCTTCCCACGGCTTGTTGCGATCACACGGTGCGCCGGTGGAATTGCTGTCTTGGCGTCGATCGGAGCGCGGCAACACGGCCCCGGACCGCTTGGACCAGTGCGCCGCGGAAAGTCTGGAATACCTGCGCGGCGACGTGACATTGGAATCTCTGCGACGATTGGCGGGGCCGGTTTGCGCAGCAATCGAATCCCAGTTGCATCGCATGAATCCGACGCACCTGTTTCTTTGGAACGGCAGCCAGTTCGTCGAACGATTGGCCGCAGCGGTTTGCCCCCCGTCGGTCGCCACGCGATATATGGAAATCGGCAACATCCCCGGAAAGCTGTTCATTGATGACTCCGGCGTCAACGCGGCGTCATCCATCCGCCGCAATCCAGATCGTTTGCGGTTGTACACCGATTGCGAGGCAGCGGAGTACGAATCTTGGAAGTCCGCGTATTGGGATCGAAAGCTGGGGGTTGGTGTTCCGCAAGCCAAGAGTGCGATCCGGATGCAATGGGAACGCCCGCGTGACTGGATCAACGCCATCGCAGGCCGCGGCATCTATCCGATACAACCGAATGCGATGTTCGGTCGCTTCAGTGACAAGTGGCACCGTTTGCGAAAAGCCAAGCCATCCAGTGCCGCCGACGACACGATGTCCAAACTAAAGGACTTGCCGTCGACGTTCCGATTCTTGCCGCTGCAGGTTTCTTGCGACACGCAACTGTTGCTTCACAGCGACGTCAACAATCAAGCGGCGATCGAGCGGGCGGCCGAACAATCCAATCATGACGGTCTGGCATTGGTCATCAAGCCGCATCCGGCGGAAACCAACCGATCGGCGATCCAGGCGGTGGATCGGCAAATCACACGGTTGCGATCACGACGTTTGAAGGTCTATCAAACGCGTGAAGACACCGCGGATTTGATCCAGCGTGCCTGTCACGTCTGTACGATCAATTCGACCGTCGGGCTGGAAGCACTGATCGCAGGGAAACCGGTCAGCGTTTACGGGCGTGCCTTCTTCGAATCGTTTATCGATCGCCCGGATCTGCTGCGTCGTTATCTGACACGTTTCCTGGCGGACGCCGACTACTTTGCCGACCAATCGATCACGCCAACGGGCCTTGAACGCATGATCGATCCTTGGCCGCAACGTCAAGCCGCATGA
- a CDS encoding class I SAM-dependent methyltransferase gives MVSAATLATNLIDKTFYQDADGIPGRLRRMTAKLLQSLPGASVVTNDADRQGDVLLAMEALETALKHCDFQTVLDVGSGAGKHAELFHRHGKSVTTIDFGKSIYYQKRDQHRTDIIADYYEYQFDQPFDLVWASHVLEHQPNPNDFLKKVHRDTKEGGWVVITVPPLKHQIVGGHLSLWNAGMLLYHLVFAGFDCRKAWVKRSGYNISVIVDKRSIVLPELHYDSGDINRLSAFLPLGLGEGFDGNIRSMNWPD, from the coding sequence ATGGTCAGTGCAGCCACGCTTGCAACCAATCTGATTGACAAAACATTCTATCAGGACGCGGATGGGATTCCGGGTCGTTTGAGGCGGATGACAGCGAAACTGTTGCAGTCATTGCCCGGGGCCAGCGTGGTCACCAACGACGCCGACCGGCAAGGCGATGTGTTGCTGGCAATGGAGGCGTTGGAAACCGCACTGAAGCATTGTGACTTTCAAACCGTTCTGGATGTTGGAAGTGGGGCCGGAAAACATGCAGAGCTTTTTCACCGACATGGAAAGTCCGTCACGACCATCGATTTTGGAAAGTCGATCTATTATCAGAAACGCGATCAGCATCGTACGGACATCATCGCTGATTACTACGAATACCAGTTCGATCAACCGTTTGATTTGGTTTGGGCCAGCCACGTGTTGGAACACCAGCCCAATCCGAATGACTTTCTGAAAAAGGTGCATCGTGATACCAAGGAAGGCGGTTGGGTGGTGATCACCGTGCCGCCCCTGAAGCACCAGATCGTCGGCGGGCATCTATCACTCTGGAATGCCGGAATGCTGTTGTATCACCTGGTCTTTGCCGGGTTCGATTGTCGCAAAGCTTGGGTGAAACGATCGGGTTACAACATCAGTGTGATCGTCGACAAACGAAGTATCGTCTTGCCAGAACTTCACTATGACAGCGGCGACATCAATCGTCTGTCCGCGTTTTTGCCCCTCGGCCTAGGCGAAGGATTTGACGGCAACATTCGTTCCATGAATTGGCCGGATTGA
- the wbaP gene encoding undecaprenyl-phosphate galactose phosphotransferase WbaP — MPHRSSAAGRSTTPSPGAGSVGCEPSGAATAAQRRRRLPAGIVSLEALQPPTGCTDSNLRLNAAHAVVAESDAASFSTGHDEPDPTDDLTRVGRFTVMRRFFHAAVTATPLWIADATMLLAMQWIVITIAQQSMTWDATVSLSAATIATVMLYAAIGIPLGLLNVPGQNPVTELRMGIQSAGLAGLIVTYGYVFTGQPMANRVLACAAWVALTVGLFPLARILGRGILSRFSWWGVPALIIGDGRRAMLLHQYLQRSASRGIRSLGILQTQPTFAVFGQDGSIRPRRPADVLGGISELPYLNETHAFRLAVVATENVSRRQAAAVADQVQAQVPEVILPVCEQLPSLWCETGDVGGFMSVRMRHRLRRPLPVLVKRITDVAGAAVLLVVLAPLAAMIAMFIRVVSPGPVFYSHERIGKGGVRFQAWKFRTMVVDADQRLKHLLDSDPDLKRQWQADQKLRHDPRVIPVLGNFLRKSSLDELPQLWNVFWGQMSLVGPRPIVESEIEKYRGEFNRYLAVRPGMTGLWQVSGRNDTTYDERVALDRFYVRNWSYWLDYYLLLRTIRTLLLREGAY; from the coding sequence CCACCGACCGGATGCACCGATTCGAATCTGCGATTGAACGCGGCCCACGCGGTGGTCGCCGAATCCGACGCCGCGTCGTTCTCCACTGGGCACGATGAACCGGATCCGACGGATGACCTGACCCGCGTCGGCCGCTTCACCGTGATGCGCCGGTTCTTCCATGCGGCGGTGACAGCGACGCCACTGTGGATCGCCGATGCGACGATGTTGTTGGCGATGCAGTGGATCGTCATCACGATCGCCCAGCAATCGATGACTTGGGACGCGACCGTTTCTCTTTCCGCCGCGACGATCGCCACCGTCATGTTGTACGCGGCAATCGGAATTCCGCTGGGACTGTTGAACGTGCCGGGCCAAAATCCCGTCACCGAACTTCGCATGGGAATTCAATCGGCCGGACTGGCCGGTTTGATCGTGACCTACGGATACGTCTTCACCGGCCAACCGATGGCCAACCGCGTTTTGGCTTGCGCCGCTTGGGTTGCTTTGACGGTCGGCCTGTTTCCGCTGGCGCGGATCTTGGGCCGAGGCATCCTTTCCCGCTTTTCGTGGTGGGGGGTTCCGGCGTTGATCATCGGCGATGGTCGGCGAGCCATGCTGTTGCACCAATACTTGCAACGATCCGCGTCGCGAGGCATTCGATCGCTTGGGATCCTGCAGACTCAACCGACCTTTGCGGTGTTCGGACAAGACGGATCCATTCGACCACGACGTCCGGCCGACGTTTTGGGCGGCATCAGCGAATTGCCTTATTTGAATGAGACCCACGCGTTTCGCTTGGCCGTGGTAGCGACTGAAAACGTTTCACGCCGTCAAGCCGCGGCCGTCGCCGATCAGGTTCAGGCACAGGTCCCCGAAGTCATTCTGCCGGTGTGCGAACAGTTGCCCAGTCTGTGGTGTGAAACTGGCGATGTCGGTGGATTCATGTCGGTCCGCATGCGTCACCGTTTGCGTCGGCCGTTGCCCGTGTTGGTCAAGCGGATCACCGATGTCGCCGGTGCGGCGGTGTTGTTGGTCGTCTTGGCACCGCTGGCCGCGATGATCGCCATGTTCATTCGCGTCGTTTCGCCGGGGCCGGTTTTCTATTCGCACGAACGTATCGGCAAAGGCGGCGTGCGTTTCCAGGCGTGGAAGTTTCGCACGATGGTGGTCGACGCCGACCAGCGATTGAAACACTTGTTGGACAGCGATCCCGATCTAAAACGTCAATGGCAGGCGGATCAGAAACTGCGTCATGACCCTCGCGTCATCCCGGTCCTGGGCAACTTTTTGCGCAAGTCCAGTTTGGACGAACTGCCACAACTTTGGAACGTCTTTTGGGGCCAGATGAGCCTGGTCGGTCCGCGACCAATTGTTGAATCGGAGATCGAAAAGTATCGCGGCGAATTTAATCGCTATCTTGCCGTGCGGCCCGGCATGACGGGATTGTGGCAAGTGTCCGGCCGCAACGACACGACCTATGACGAGCGCGTCGCGCTGGATCGCTTTTACGTTCGCAACTGGTCGTACTGGCTGGACTATTACCTGCTGTTGCGAACGATCCGAACGCTGTTGTTACGCGAAGGGGCTTACTGA
- a CDS encoding GDP-mannose 4,6-dehydratase, translating to MKRVLVTGCGGFIGSRVCHQLIDDHSVDVVGVDNMNDYYDISLKFHRLDQLRRRSQFHFHAVDISDRITLADVFENYQFDAVLNLAARAGVRYSMENPYVYMQTNALGNLNLLEEMRMHGIRKYVLASTSSLYAGQDMPFVESLSVNTPISPYAATKKAAEAMAYSYNYLYDIDTTVVRYFTVYGPAGRPDMSYFRFVYLIDQGQPITVYGDGEQSRDFTFVDDIARGTILATKPLGYEIINLGGGNQPHSINKVIGIIEDLLGKKAVVDRKPAHVADMESTWANIEKADRLLGWKPEISLEEGLRRCVAWYQDNREWLVKLPGICETA from the coding sequence ATGAAACGAGTCCTGGTTACCGGTTGTGGCGGATTCATCGGTTCGCGTGTTTGTCACCAGTTGATCGACGACCACAGCGTGGATGTGGTGGGTGTCGACAACATGAACGACTACTACGACATCTCGCTGAAGTTCCACCGGCTGGACCAACTGCGTCGTCGCAGCCAGTTTCACTTTCACGCGGTGGACATTAGTGACCGCATCACGCTGGCCGATGTTTTTGAGAACTATCAGTTCGACGCGGTGCTGAACTTGGCCGCGCGAGCCGGCGTGCGGTACAGCATGGAAAACCCGTACGTCTACATGCAGACCAATGCACTGGGCAACTTGAACTTGTTGGAAGAAATGCGGATGCATGGAATCCGCAAGTACGTGTTGGCGTCCACGTCATCGCTGTATGCGGGCCAAGACATGCCGTTTGTCGAATCGCTTTCGGTCAACACGCCGATTTCACCGTACGCGGCGACCAAGAAGGCGGCCGAAGCGATGGCGTATTCGTACAACTATCTTTACGACATCGACACCACCGTCGTCCGGTACTTCACCGTGTACGGTCCGGCCGGCCGGCCCGACATGAGCTATTTCCGATTCGTCTATCTGATCGACCAAGGCCAACCGATCACCGTATACGGCGACGGAGAACAGTCACGCGACTTTACCTTTGTGGATGACATCGCACGCGGCACGATCCTGGCGACCAAGCCGCTGGGGTACGAGATCATCAATCTGGGCGGCGGCAATCAACCACATTCGATCAACAAGGTCATCGGCATCATCGAAGATCTGTTGGGCAAGAAAGCGGTCGTGGATCGCAAGCCCGCACACGTGGCCGACATGGAATCGACTTGGGCCAACATTGAAAAGGCCGATCGGTTGCTGGGATGGAAACCCGAAATCAGTCTGGAAGAAGGCTTGCGACGATGCGTCGCCTGGTATCAGGACAACCGAGAATGGTTAGTCAAGTTGCCCGGAATTTGCGAAACAGCCTGA
- a CDS encoding lipopolysaccharide biosynthesis protein: protein MISPPDTSHGTTSLLNRLFRLATSGGLAFVLRVGGAAAGVLMNVAVTRALGAEEAGRFFVGQIVMITVAMFARLGLDSTIVRQIAAKKVTNDRRGMSDVILVSLGFTSLALCLASAAVWLAGHEFPAIWNPGGYQAVIRSTAWAMIPFALTQLLAFGFQGLGRINAYMCFAFLAFPGSVIFLTQLDDRFGIHNAADLMLTATIVNALIVVVAGLIWFRFVPPRRYSRSIDPRQMIADSVPLLSASGITQGNRWASQLILAFFASPAVVAALSNANRAAGLVSFLLTAVDSVVAPKFATLSSLHRSDAICRLVYKINGLIVAVSTPIVVLVFIFAEPIMGIFGDAFRPHANLLRILAIGQFINAATGCVRCAMVMCGHGREFRNAIGWSAVIGIVVALILTPWLGGIGAAISAAVAASISNVAAAIVMRSVMDINVFNPANSWNECCRQILRLGRGAKTRTDD, encoded by the coding sequence ATGATCAGCCCACCTGACACGTCACATGGGACAACATCGTTGCTGAACCGGCTGTTTCGACTGGCGACCTCTGGCGGGCTGGCTTTTGTGCTGCGCGTCGGCGGTGCCGCGGCAGGTGTGTTGATGAACGTCGCGGTCACCCGCGCGTTGGGGGCCGAAGAGGCCGGACGCTTTTTCGTCGGTCAAATCGTGATGATCACCGTTGCCATGTTCGCCCGTCTGGGCTTGGACAGCACCATCGTCCGTCAAATCGCGGCAAAAAAGGTGACCAATGATCGCCGGGGGATGAGCGACGTGATCCTGGTTTCGCTGGGATTCACCAGCCTCGCGCTATGCCTGGCCAGTGCCGCCGTCTGGCTGGCCGGCCATGAATTTCCCGCGATTTGGAATCCAGGCGGCTATCAGGCGGTCATCCGGTCGACCGCTTGGGCCATGATCCCGTTCGCGTTGACCCAATTGCTGGCGTTTGGCTTTCAAGGACTTGGGCGGATCAACGCGTACATGTGTTTTGCGTTCTTGGCGTTTCCCGGATCCGTCATTTTCTTGACGCAACTGGATGATCGCTTCGGCATTCACAACGCCGCAGATTTGATGCTCACGGCAACCATCGTCAATGCACTGATTGTGGTTGTGGCCGGATTGATATGGTTTCGATTCGTCCCGCCACGTCGCTATTCACGGTCGATCGATCCGCGGCAAATGATTGCCGATTCGGTACCACTTCTAAGTGCTTCGGGGATCACCCAAGGCAACCGCTGGGCGTCGCAGTTGATCCTGGCGTTCTTTGCCAGCCCGGCGGTGGTGGCGGCGTTAAGCAATGCCAACCGTGCGGCCGGTCTGGTCAGCTTTCTGTTGACCGCCGTCGACAGCGTGGTCGCCCCCAAATTTGCGACGCTGAGTTCGCTGCACCGCTCCGATGCAATCTGCCGATTGGTGTACAAAATCAATGGGTTGATCGTCGCGGTCAGCACACCGATCGTTGTGCTGGTATTCATCTTTGCCGAACCGATCATGGGAATCTTCGGCGACGCGTTTCGCCCGCACGCCAACCTGTTACGCATTCTGGCGATCGGCCAGTTCATCAATGCGGCCACCGGATGCGTGCGATGTGCCATGGTGATGTGCGGTCACGGCCGAGAATTCCGAAACGCCATCGGTTGGTCCGCGGTGATCGGCATCGTCGTTGCGTTGATCCTGACGCCGTGGCTGGGCGGCATCGGAGCGGCGATCAGCGCGGCGGTGGCTGCATCGATTTCCAATGTTGCCGCTGCGATCGTGATGCGATCCGTCATGGACATCAACGTTTTCAATCCGGCCAATTCATGGAACGAATGTTGCCGTCAAATCCTTCGCCTAGGCCGAGGGGCAAAAACGCGGACAGACGATTGA
- a CDS encoding glycosyltransferase — protein MDPQKDRSAGASRQSRFHGGVPQPALRQNRSESVSAGSPAVAIGERVSVALKQAPGTPLRRSRTPSGIRPIRFSVLMSVYRNDDPIHFWEAIESVTAKQTRRPDEVILVVDGPVSEDLETVIDHWEAQPMHNVRVVRCKQNVGLAKAMNVGLQHCRYDYVARMDADDVSLSDRFEKQFSYLDQHADVSLLGGWYRQFDDKMQHCLTDRKVPSQSDAIKQYSRKRTPFNHVTAVFKRDDLMRVGGYPSIDGLMEDWWIALRMIKQGMRLANLPEYHVNVRGDSAFMRRRGGWHYLRSEFANLTAMNREGLMSMRDLVQNLMIRSGVRIIPVGLRSMIYKAIRRV, from the coding sequence ATGGATCCACAAAAGGACCGGTCTGCCGGTGCGTCCCGCCAAAGCCGTTTTCACGGTGGCGTTCCGCAGCCGGCATTACGCCAAAACCGATCGGAATCGGTGTCCGCTGGATCACCGGCTGTGGCCATCGGCGAACGCGTTTCGGTGGCTCTGAAACAGGCGCCGGGCACTCCGCTGCGACGCAGCCGAACGCCGTCGGGCATCCGCCCGATCCGATTTTCCGTACTGATGTCGGTCTATCGGAACGACGACCCGATCCATTTTTGGGAAGCCATCGAGAGCGTCACTGCAAAACAAACGCGGCGTCCTGACGAAGTCATCTTGGTCGTCGACGGCCCCGTCAGCGAAGACTTGGAAACGGTCATCGATCACTGGGAAGCCCAGCCGATGCACAACGTTCGCGTGGTGCGATGCAAACAGAACGTCGGACTTGCCAAGGCGATGAACGTCGGTCTGCAACATTGTCGCTATGACTATGTCGCCCGGATGGACGCCGACGATGTTTCGCTTTCGGATCGATTTGAAAAACAGTTTTCGTATCTGGATCAACATGCGGACGTCAGTTTACTGGGCGGTTGGTACCGCCAGTTCGATGACAAGATGCAGCACTGTTTGACCGATCGCAAAGTTCCGTCACAGTCAGACGCGATCAAACAGTATTCGCGCAAACGCACTCCCTTTAACCACGTCACCGCGGTCTTCAAACGTGACGACCTGATGCGTGTGGGTGGCTATCCGTCGATCGACGGGTTGATGGAAGACTGGTGGATCGCACTGCGAATGATCAAGCAGGGCATGCGTTTGGCAAATCTGCCGGAGTATCACGTCAACGTTCGCGGCGATAGCGCGTTCATGCGACGACGCGGTGGTTGGCATTACCTTCGCTCGGAATTCGCCAATCTGACCGCGATGAACCGCGAAGGATTGATGTCGATGCGGGATCTGGTCCAAAACCTGATGATCCGATCGGGTGTGCGAATCATCCCGGTCGGACTGCGTTCGATGATTTACAAAGCGATCCGACGCGTTTAG
- a CDS encoding polysaccharide biosynthesis tyrosine autokinase has translation MTGSTSVTQHQPNGRGGSTGSPRSGLGLPLRNSVEAINLPQLIARQRWLILFLGSCGLAMGVAYATHAEVLYESQAKVLVAQRSAGLNNSGTGTDVVDEDVLANHMGLIRSRKIVSEALAEYGLMELPSLVAKVSDETDQVDYVIQNTSIGKGGDGSARSAAIMNITLQHNSPEDVQKILAAIMRRYERFIVSQVESVMGEAGRMIQDAKRALEADLQAAEEEYLVSRQNAPLFFQGEGSSNVYQDRYRRLSEELLELDIQQSTMRTRLERVRESLKHIGGGSDLSDHLDKLALIDSDSLERLGAFAGLQVSASNSAEFKAAMPAKMEEARAQVTRLLMLNAEREKLTAVFGSGHPKVREINNEIQLVEDFVRKSKEQTSPEMTFGSQAIKPDALLRAYIGFIEHDIAAIGERRKELIALTTDAESKAKELIEFELKDLVLQKKIARHEAIFDGIVGQLQELNTASGLSGFLYEFLEVPRLGKRVWPNVPLCSLGGLVLGLLCGMVLAVGNELRDSRFRTAQEVDEAIGLLNLGHVGQMSAIDQGIAGLVATDGSSESEAFRLGRTILLPDIKSKKVRSIGFTSSMQGDGKSTIVANFAQAFAQVGLNVVVVDCDLRRPSQHRYLSLQDQQGMSEVLQAKFPLAEVIQPTEIENLSAISAGKTPENPAELLQGVNLDKAIESLSNHFDLVLVDLPPVLAVSDPAVVLPRLDGAVLVVRVARIRREQLANALQRLQSTGANLIGSMLNVVGADKEFDAGVSQYGYYRNDYTRSSSQRKRGRAAATPGSVNNAA, from the coding sequence ATGACAGGATCCACTTCGGTGACACAGCATCAACCCAACGGACGCGGCGGTTCGACCGGATCGCCTCGCTCCGGACTCGGTTTGCCGCTGCGCAATAGCGTCGAAGCGATCAACCTGCCACAACTGATCGCGCGCCAGCGATGGTTGATCTTGTTTCTAGGCAGTTGCGGGCTGGCGATGGGCGTGGCCTATGCGACGCACGCCGAGGTCTTGTACGAATCTCAAGCCAAAGTCTTGGTGGCCCAACGTTCGGCCGGCTTGAACAATTCCGGCACGGGCACCGATGTCGTCGACGAAGACGTCTTAGCCAATCACATGGGGCTGATCCGGTCTCGCAAAATCGTGTCCGAAGCGTTGGCCGAATATGGTCTGATGGAATTGCCGTCTCTGGTGGCGAAGGTCAGCGACGAAACGGACCAGGTCGATTACGTGATTCAAAACACGTCCATCGGCAAAGGCGGCGACGGGTCGGCTCGCAGCGCGGCGATCATGAACATCACGCTGCAGCACAATAGCCCGGAAGACGTCCAAAAAATCCTTGCCGCCATCATGCGGCGCTATGAACGCTTCATCGTGTCGCAAGTGGAAAGCGTCATGGGCGAAGCAGGACGTATGATTCAAGATGCCAAGCGTGCGTTGGAAGCGGATCTGCAGGCGGCCGAAGAAGAATACTTGGTCAGCCGGCAGAACGCGCCGCTGTTCTTCCAAGGCGAAGGCAGCAGCAACGTCTACCAGGATCGCTATCGCCGATTGTCCGAGGAATTGTTGGAACTGGACATCCAACAATCCACGATGCGGACGCGTTTGGAGCGCGTTCGCGAATCATTGAAACATATCGGAGGCGGTTCGGATCTCAGCGATCACTTGGACAAGCTGGCCCTGATCGACAGCGACAGTCTGGAACGCCTGGGGGCCTTCGCCGGTCTGCAAGTTTCCGCATCCAATTCGGCCGAATTCAAGGCGGCCATGCCCGCCAAGATGGAAGAAGCTCGTGCCCAGGTCACCCGGCTGTTGATGCTGAACGCCGAACGTGAAAAGCTAACCGCTGTCTTCGGTTCCGGGCATCCGAAGGTCCGCGAAATCAATAACGAGATCCAGCTGGTCGAAGACTTCGTTCGCAAGAGCAAAGAACAAACGTCACCCGAGATGACGTTCGGCAGCCAAGCGATCAAACCCGACGCGCTGCTGCGTGCTTACATCGGCTTCATCGAACATGACATTGCCGCGATCGGTGAACGCCGAAAAGAACTGATCGCCTTGACCACCGATGCGGAAAGCAAGGCCAAGGAACTGATCGAATTCGAACTGAAGGACTTGGTTCTGCAGAAAAAGATCGCGCGACACGAAGCGATCTTTGATGGCATCGTCGGCCAGCTTCAGGAGTTGAACACGGCCAGCGGACTAAGCGGGTTCTTGTATGAATTCTTGGAAGTCCCGCGACTCGGCAAACGCGTCTGGCCCAACGTTCCGCTTTGTTCGCTCGGTGGATTGGTGCTCGGCTTGTTGTGCGGAATGGTTTTGGCCGTCGGCAACGAATTGCGTGATAGCCGGTTCCGCACCGCACAAGAGGTCGACGAAGCGATCGGCTTGTTGAACCTGGGACACGTCGGACAGATGTCAGCGATCGACCAGGGAATCGCCGGTTTGGTTGCCACCGACGGGTCGAGCGAATCGGAGGCGTTTCGTCTGGGACGAACCATCTTGCTGCCGGATATCAAATCGAAAAAGGTTCGCAGCATTGGATTCACCAGTTCCATGCAGGGGGATGGCAAATCCACAATCGTTGCCAACTTTGCCCAAGCGTTCGCCCAAGTCGGTTTGAACGTCGTTGTGGTCGACTGTGACCTGCGCCGTCCCAGCCAGCATCGTTATCTCAGCCTGCAAGATCAGCAGGGGATGTCCGAGGTGCTGCAAGCCAAGTTTCCGTTGGCCGAAGTGATTCAGCCGACGGAAATCGAAAATTTAAGTGCCATCTCGGCAGGCAAAACCCCGGAAAATCCGGCGGAATTGCTGCAGGGCGTCAATCTGGACAAGGCGATCGAGTCGTTGTCAAACCATTTCGATCTGGTCCTGGTCGACCTGCCGCCTGTCCTGGCGGTCAGCGATCCGGCGGTCGTTTTGCCGCGACTGGATGGTGCGGTTCTGGTCGTTCGTGTGGCGCGAATTCGTCGCGAACAATTGGCCAATGCGTTGCAGCGATTGCAATCCACCGGCGCGAACTTGATCGGTTCAATGCTGAACGTGGTCGGTGCGGACAAAGAATTCGACGCGGGCGTTTCTCAATACGGATATTACCGCAACGATTACACGCGGTCGTCCAGCCAGCGAAAGCGTGGTCGCGCCGCTGCCACCCCGGGTTCGGTCAACAACGCCGCCTAG